The Caldisericia bacterium genome has a window encoding:
- a CDS encoding NAD(P)/FAD-dependent oxidoreductase — protein sequence MEKNYDVIIGGGGIVGANIFRELSKYELKILLIEKECDVASFGSTIANTGIIHGGYDPIPGSLKALFNSEGKKLWRDLTEKLHIDSEFNGVLVLAYTDEEEKFLYELYERGIKNKVNVEIIDKNEIKRLEPNLKDTYKKGLLSPDAGIIDPFIATINLVRSGYLNGGEVLFSCEIKDLINENGWVIVITNKGDFKTKIFVNALGFFGKKFLKKDEIFPRRGQYLITDKSLKGLVSRPIFGVPTEKGKGISITPTPYGNLLLGPTSHIVNSYDTSSYLKEREEILERISNFIDFDFSNFIIRDFTGVRASSKRKDFIIEFDDNSNILHVQGIDSPGLTASPAIARYVSDLIKERISLKEKKDFIESIEKDISLKNLTKLEIDELIKKNPSYGEIICRCEFVSKGEILQTLKNFPEPKNIDGLKRRLRVTSGRCQGSFCTIRILKILNEEKKIPFEKIKKKGSRGVIVYGEIE from the coding sequence TTGGAGAAAAATTATGATGTAATTATTGGTGGAGGGGGTATAGTTGGAGCAAATATTTTTAGAGAACTTTCAAAATATGAGTTAAAAATTCTCTTAATTGAAAAAGAATGTGATGTTGCATCTTTTGGCTCAACAATAGCAAATACAGGAATAATTCATGGAGGTTATGATCCAATACCAGGAAGTTTAAAAGCGTTATTTAATAGTGAAGGAAAAAAACTTTGGAGAGATTTAACAGAAAAATTACATATTGATTCAGAATTTAATGGTGTTCTAGTATTAGCATATACAGATGAAGAAGAAAAGTTTTTGTATGAACTTTATGAAAGAGGGATTAAAAATAAAGTTAATGTTGAAATAATTGATAAAAATGAAATTAAAAGATTAGAGCCAAATCTGAAAGATACATATAAAAAAGGGCTTTTATCTCCTGATGCTGGTATTATAGATCCATTTATTGCAACAATAAATCTTGTTAGATCTGGTTATTTAAATGGCGGAGAGGTTCTTTTTTCATGCGAAATAAAAGATTTAATAAATGAAAATGGATGGGTTATAGTAATAACTAATAAAGGAGATTTTAAAACAAAAATTTTTGTAAATGCGTTAGGTTTTTTTGGAAAAAAATTTTTAAAAAAAGATGAGATTTTCCCAAGAAGAGGACAATATTTAATAACAGATAAAAGTTTAAAAGGTTTAGTTTCAAGACCAATTTTTGGAGTTCCTACAGAAAAAGGGAAAGGAATTTCAATAACCCCTACACCCTATGGGAATCTTTTATTAGGACCTACATCTCATATTGTTAATTCATATGATACATCTTCATATTTAAAAGAAAGAGAAGAAATTTTAGAAAGAATTTCTAATTTTATTGATTTTGATTTTTCAAATTTTATTATAAGAGATTTTACAGGAGTAAGAGCATCATCTAAAAGAAAAGATTTCATAATTGAATTTGATGATAATTCAAATATTTTGCATGTCCAAGGAATTGATTCCCCAGGTCTTACAGCATCTCCAGCAATTGCAAGATATGTTTCAGATTTAATAAAAGAGAGAATCAGTTTAAAAGAAAAAAAAGATTTTATAGAATCAATTGAAAAAGATATCTCTTTAAAAAATCTTACAAAATTAGAAATTGATGAATTAATAAAAAAGAATCCATCTTATGGAGAAATAATTTGTAGATGTGAATTTGTCTCAAAAGGAGAAATTCTACAAACATTAAAAAATTTTCCAGAACCAAAAAATATTGATGGACTTAAAAGGAGATTGAGGGTAACTTCAGGAAGATGCCAAGGCTCTTTCTGTACGATTAGGATTTTAAAAATTTTGAATGAAGAAAAGAAAATCCCATTTGAAAAGATAAAAAAGAAAGGAAGTAGAGGAGTAATAGTTTATGGTGAAATTGAATAA
- the glpK gene encoding glycerol kinase GlpK, producing MKKYVLVIDQGTTSTRSIIFNDSGEIEHIEREEITQIYPKPGWVEHDPEEIFNSVLKTINKSLKTLNLEPKDILSIGITNQRETTILFERDTGKPVYNAIVWQCRRSAEICEKIKKDGLSHEIHKKTGLVVDPYFSLTKLVYLLREREDINKKFIEGKVLFGTVDTYILYRLTKTKSFYTDYSNASRTMMFNINSLNWDEDILKHFKIPEHSLPEVKDSSFMFGKIDKEFFGREIPITGIIGDQQGSLFGELCLEKGMVKNTYGTGCFILLNTENERVFSKNGLLTTIAWGVNGKVSYALEGSVFIAGALVQWLRDGLNIIKNSNEIETLAREVEDTEGVYIVPAFVGLGTPYWDMYAGGLIIGITRKTNKSHIARASLEAIAFQTKDVIETMEKETKEKIKVLRVDGGAAMNDLLLQIQSDFLGIKVERPKILETTAFGTFLLSSLGIGLIKLEDIVCFEKIEKIFTPKMDKETREKKYKIWQEAVKRSLGWRKIMM from the coding sequence ATGAAAAAATATGTTCTTGTGATTGATCAAGGAACAACAAGTACAAGATCAATTATTTTTAACGATTCTGGAGAAATTGAACACATAGAGAGAGAAGAAATTACACAAATTTATCCAAAACCTGGATGGGTTGAACACGATCCAGAAGAGATTTTTAATTCAGTTCTTAAAACAATTAATAAATCTCTGAAAACATTAAATTTAGAACCAAAAGATATTTTATCAATTGGAATTACAAATCAGAGAGAAACAACAATTTTATTTGAAAGAGATACAGGAAAACCTGTTTATAATGCAATAGTTTGGCAATGTAGAAGAAGTGCAGAAATATGTGAAAAGATAAAAAAAGACGGACTTTCTCATGAAATACACAAAAAAACTGGACTTGTTGTTGATCCATACTTTTCTTTAACAAAACTTGTATATCTTTTAAGAGAAAGAGAAGATATAAATAAAAAATTTATTGAAGGAAAGGTACTTTTTGGAACAGTTGATACATATATACTGTATAGATTAACAAAAACAAAATCATTTTATACAGATTATTCTAATGCAAGTAGAACTATGATGTTTAATATAAATAGTTTAAATTGGGATGAAGATATCTTAAAACATTTTAAAATTCCAGAACACTCTTTACCTGAGGTAAAAGATTCATCATTTATGTTTGGAAAAATTGATAAAGAATTTTTTGGAAGAGAAATCCCTATTACTGGAATTATAGGAGACCAACAAGGTTCACTATTTGGTGAATTATGTTTAGAAAAGGGGATGGTTAAAAATACTTATGGAACAGGTTGTTTTATTCTTTTAAATACAGAAAATGAAAGAGTTTTTTCAAAAAATGGTCTTTTAACAACAATTGCATGGGGAGTAAATGGAAAAGTGAGTTATGCACTTGAAGGTTCAGTATTCATAGCAGGAGCACTTGTTCAATGGTTAAGAGATGGATTAAATATTATTAAAAATTCAAATGAGATAGAGACTTTAGCAAGAGAGGTGGAAGATACAGAAGGAGTTTATATTGTACCAGCATTTGTTGGTCTTGGCACTCCATATTGGGATATGTATGCAGGAGGGCTCATAATTGGAATAACAAGAAAAACCAACAAATCTCATATAGCAAGAGCATCTCTTGAAGCAATTGCATTTCAAACTAAAGATGTTATAGAAACAATGGAAAAAGAAACAAAAGAAAAAATTAAAGTTTTAAGAGTTGATGGTGGAGCAGCAATGAATGACCTCCTTCTTCAAATTCAATCTGATTTTTTAGGAATAAAAGTTGAAAGACCAAAAATATTAGAAACAACAGCTTTTGGTACATTTTTACTCTCTTCACTAGGAATTGGTTTGATAAAATTAGAAGATATAGTGTGTTTTGAAAAAATTGAAAAAATTTTTACTCCTAAAATGGATAAGGAGACAAGAGAAAAAAAGTATAAAATATGGCAAGAAGCAGTTAAAAGGAGTTTAGGTTGGAGAAAAATTATGATGTAA
- a CDS encoding 2-oxoacid:acceptor oxidoreductase family protein, translating to MSDLFEVRIHGRAGQGAKTGGQILAYAAFFEGKTVQAFPEYGSERRGAPTVAYTRISTKEIRTHEPILEPDAVIVLDETYIYTLPVTKGLKENGVLIVNTIKSAEEVKKVTKFNGKVFTVDATGISLSTVGRDAPNIPTLGALVKVSNILSLDSLKKAIEEMFLEKLGENLTKKNIDALKRGYEEVK from the coding sequence GTGAGCGACCTTTTTGAGGTTAGGATTCATGGTAGAGCCGGTCAGGGAGCAAAAACAGGGGGTCAAATTTTAGCATACGCTGCATTTTTCGAAGGAAAAACAGTTCAAGCATTCCCTGAATATGGCTCAGAAAGAAGAGGTGCACCAACAGTTGCTTACACAAGAATTTCTACAAAAGAGATTAGAACTCATGAACCAATCTTAGAACCTGATGCTGTAATTGTCCTTGACGAAACTTATATTTACACTCTTCCTGTAACAAAAGGCTTAAAAGAGAATGGTGTTTTGATTGTTAACACAATAAAAAGTGCTGAAGAGGTAAAAAAGGTTACAAAATTTAATGGAAAAGTTTTTACAGTTGATGCAACAGGAATTTCACTATCAACAGTTGGAAGAGATGCACCAAATATTCCAACTCTTGGTGCTCTTGTAAAAGTAAGTAATATTCTTTCACTTGATTCTCTAAAAAAAGCAATTGAAGAAATGTTTTTAGAAAAACTTGGTGAAAATCTTACAAAGAAAAACATTGATGCTCTTAAAAGAGGATATGAGGAGGTAAAGTGA
- the gcvT gene encoding glycine cleavage system aminomethyltransferase GcvT, with protein MKKIPLHSFHEKQGAKFVEFAGFIMPIYYTSIKDEHIAVRERVGVFDVSHMGEIRIKGKDAKRFADFILTNDILNTKFKDVKYTVMLNENGGIVDDLFSYTFSDEDILLVINAANIEKDFNHIKKYLWSGLEIYNESQDIVELAVQGPKAEELLQNFTNFNLQNIKYFNFDMIEIFGEKLLISRTGYTGEDGFEIYMDKNLGEKVITQILEKGKDFDIRICGLGARDTLRFEVCYWLYGNDIDESINPIESGQKFLVNMNKEKFIGKEAIQKILEEGVKRKFIGIEVEGGIARHGNKIFNKENNEIGFITSGNFSFILNKSLALGYVNLPHGEIGEEVIISDGKRYLSGKIVKKPFLKPRVKKEG; from the coding sequence ATGAAAAAAATTCCACTTCATTCTTTTCATGAGAAGCAAGGCGCTAAATTTGTAGAATTTGCAGGTTTTATAATGCCAATTTATTATACATCAATTAAAGATGAGCATATAGCAGTAAGAGAAAGAGTTGGAGTTTTTGATGTTTCACACATGGGAGAAATTAGAATAAAGGGAAAAGATGCAAAGCGCTTTGCAGATTTTATTTTGACAAATGATATATTAAATACAAAATTTAAAGATGTAAAATACACAGTTATGTTAAATGAAAATGGGGGAATTGTAGATGATCTTTTTTCTTATACTTTTTCAGATGAAGATATTCTTTTAGTTATAAATGCAGCAAATATAGAAAAAGATTTTAATCATATTAAAAAATATTTATGGAGTGGACTTGAAATATATAATGAATCTCAGGATATTGTTGAATTAGCAGTTCAAGGACCAAAAGCAGAAGAGCTACTTCAAAATTTCACTAATTTTAATCTTCAAAATATAAAATATTTCAATTTCGATATGATTGAAATTTTCGGTGAAAAGTTATTAATCTCAAGAACCGGATATACTGGTGAAGATGGTTTTGAAATTTATATGGATAAAAATTTAGGCGAGAAAGTAATAACTCAAATTTTAGAAAAAGGAAAAGATTTTGATATAAGAATTTGTGGACTTGGAGCAAGAGATACTTTAAGATTTGAAGTATGCTATTGGCTTTATGGAAATGATATCGATGAGAGTATAAATCCAATTGAGTCAGGTCAAAAGTTTCTAGTTAATATGAACAAAGAAAAATTTATTGGAAAAGAAGCAATTCAAAAAATTCTTGAAGAAGGTGTTAAAAGAAAATTTATTGGAATTGAAGTAGAAGGTGGTATTGCAAGACATGGAAATAAAATTTTTAATAAAGAAAATAATGAGATTGGATTTATAACAAGTGGTAATTTTTCTTTTATTTTAAATAAATCTCTTGCATTGGGTTATGTTAATCTTCCTCATGGCGAGATTGGAGAAGAGGTTATAATTTCTGATGGTAAAAGATATCTATCTGGTAAAATAGTTAAAAAACCATTTTTAAAACCAAGAGTAAAAAAGGAGGGATAG
- the gcvH gene encoding glycine cleavage system protein GcvH: MSKVLENLYYAETDEWLKVEGDIGIVGITDYAQDKLGDIVFLEEANVGKKVRKGDIVISIESVKAAAEIHSPVSGEIIEVNKEVIKNPQIINEDPYGKGWLFKIKIENLEEIKSLMDAKGYSAYREE, translated from the coding sequence ATGAGTAAAGTTTTAGAAAATTTATATTATGCTGAAACAGATGAATGGTTAAAAGTTGAGGGGGATATTGGAATAGTTGGTATTACAGATTATGCACAAGATAAACTTGGAGATATAGTTTTTTTAGAAGAAGCTAATGTTGGAAAAAAAGTAAGAAAAGGAGATATAGTTATTTCAATTGAATCTGTAAAAGCAGCAGCAGAAATTCACTCTCCAGTTTCTGGTGAAATAATAGAGGTTAATAAAGAGGTAATTAAAAATCCTCAAATTATTAATGAGGATCCATATGGTAAGGGGTGGCTTTTTAAAATTAAAATCGAAAATTTAGAAGAGATAAAAAGTTTAATGGACGCAAAAGGTTATTCTGCATATAGAGAAGAATAA
- a CDS encoding thiamine pyrophosphate-dependent enzyme, with the protein MEVKTVRDLAELQTKTGLKFVAGHRMCAGCGIATILRTVLSASKKPVVVVNATGCLEVVSTIYPYTAWNTPWLHVTFVNAASSASGVETAYRALKKKGLIKEEVNIVAIGGDGGTYDIGIQALSGALERWHNFLYLCYNNEGYMNTGHQRSGATPLGASTTTQPAGKVSIGKIQWRKDLVKIVAGHNIPYVAQSNVYNTMDMFKKASKAFEIEGPKFLNILMPCTTNWGFPESMTMKLSRLATETNYWPLFEIENGVLTVNYKPKERKPIEEFLKLQTRFKHLFTPENKHVIEEMQKRIDEDFENLLKLEKVTHEMGVRI; encoded by the coding sequence ATGGAAGTTAAAACAGTAAGAGATTTAGCAGAACTTCAGACCAAAACAGGTTTGAAGTTTGTTGCAGGTCATAGAATGTGTGCAGGTTGTGGAATAGCAACAATTTTAAGAACCGTTCTTTCTGCATCAAAGAAACCAGTAGTTGTTGTAAATGCGACAGGTTGTCTTGAAGTAGTATCTACTATTTACCCATACACAGCATGGAACACTCCTTGGCTTCATGTTACTTTTGTTAATGCTGCATCAAGTGCATCTGGTGTTGAAACAGCATACAGAGCACTTAAGAAAAAAGGTCTTATTAAAGAAGAAGTAAATATTGTGGCAATAGGAGGAGATGGTGGAACATATGATATAGGAATTCAAGCTCTTTCTGGAGCATTAGAAAGATGGCACAATTTTCTTTACCTATGTTATAACAATGAAGGTTATATGAATACAGGACATCAAAGAAGCGGAGCGACACCTCTAGGTGCATCAACAACAACTCAACCTGCAGGTAAAGTATCAATAGGGAAAATTCAATGGAGAAAAGATTTGGTAAAAATTGTTGCTGGACACAACATTCCTTATGTTGCACAATCAAATGTTTATAACACCATGGATATGTTTAAAAAAGCAAGTAAAGCATTTGAGATAGAAGGTCCAAAATTTTTAAATATATTAATGCCTTGTACAACAAACTGGGGATTTCCAGAAAGTATGACAATGAAATTAAGTAGATTAGCAACAGAAACAAATTATTGGCCACTATTCGAAATAGAAAATGGAGTGCTTACTGTTAATTACAAACCAAAAGAGAGAAAACCCATTGAAGAATTTTTAAAACTTCAAACTAGATTTAAACATCTTTTTACTCCTGAAAATAAACATGTAATAGAAGAAATGCAAAAAAGAATTGATGAAGATTTTGAAAATCTTCTTAAACTTGAAAAAGTAACACACGAGATGGGAGTAAGAATATAA
- a CDS encoding 4Fe-4S binding protein, giving the protein MNKVNKVKIGATWKELPIGGTLPAASALDYKTGAWRSFVPKWDPLMCSHCMICVHYCPVMAIPTEINEEGVKGWRDRIYKGVVRLETNLDFCTGCGVCAEECPTEAIKMERETWEVK; this is encoded by the coding sequence ATGAATAAGGTTAATAAAGTAAAGATAGGTGCTACATGGAAAGAATTACCAATCGGTGGTACACTTCCTGCTGCAAGTGCTCTTGATTATAAAACTGGTGCATGGAGAAGTTTTGTACCAAAATGGGATCCATTGATGTGTTCACACTGTATGATTTGTGTGCATTATTGTCCTGTAATGGCAATTCCAACTGAGATAAATGAAGAAGGAGTTAAAGGTTGGAGAGATAGAATTTATAAAGGAGTAGTTAGATTAGAAACAAATTTAGATTTCTGTACAGGATGTGGTGTTTGTGCTGAGGAGTGTCCAACTGAAGCAATTAAAATGGAGAGAGAAACATGGGAGGTGAAATAA
- the porA gene encoding pyruvate ferredoxin oxidoreductase — protein sequence MATVVKSKKLPLTGAEAVAEAMRQIKPDVVAAYPITPQTPIVEIFSKFAADGLVKTEVVTPESEHSAISIVTAASAAGARAMSASASQGLALMVEVLPATSGLRLPVVMAIANRALSAPINIHCDHSDMMAVRDLGWIEIFSENVQEAYENMFLAVRLSEHPDVLLPVMVGLDGFIISHGVEVVEIYDCELMYSFVGERKPHFSLFDFENPITIGPLQLPDFNFETKRQEQEAMKNALKVYLEVGKELSKITGKDYPYFESYKLDDAEVAIVVMGSTAGTAKDTVDELRNEGIKVGLLKPKLFRPFPYDEIRDALKHLKGIGVLDRAYSFGAYAPLYSDIRNALYDLDKRIPIQSYIYGLGGRDIFKHQIRKVFIELLEGKFSKEEKCIGLRE from the coding sequence ATGGCTACTGTTGTTAAATCTAAAAAATTACCATTAACTGGCGCTGAAGCAGTAGCAGAAGCAATGAGACAAATTAAGCCAGATGTTGTTGCTGCATATCCAATAACACCACAGACTCCAATTGTTGAAATTTTTTCAAAATTTGCCGCAGATGGTCTTGTTAAAACTGAGGTTGTTACTCCAGAATCAGAGCACTCTGCTATTTCAATTGTAACTGCTGCATCAGCAGCAGGAGCAAGAGCAATGTCTGCATCAGCATCTCAAGGTCTCGCACTTATGGTTGAAGTTCTTCCTGCTACAAGTGGACTTCGTCTTCCAGTTGTTATGGCAATTGCAAACAGAGCACTTTCAGCACCTATTAATATTCATTGTGATCACTCAGATATGATGGCAGTAAGAGACCTTGGATGGATAGAAATTTTTTCAGAAAATGTACAAGAAGCATATGAAAATATGTTTTTAGCAGTAAGATTGTCAGAACATCCAGATGTTTTGCTTCCAGTTATGGTTGGCCTTGATGGATTTATCATAAGTCATGGTGTTGAAGTTGTTGAAATTTATGATTGTGAATTAATGTATTCATTTGTCGGAGAAAGAAAACCACATTTTTCCCTTTTTGATTTTGAAAATCCTATAACAATAGGTCCCTTACAATTACCTGATTTTAATTTTGAGACAAAAAGACAAGAACAAGAAGCTATGAAAAATGCTCTTAAAGTTTATCTTGAAGTTGGAAAAGAGTTATCTAAGATAACTGGCAAAGACTATCCATATTTTGAAAGTTATAAACTTGATGATGCCGAAGTTGCAATTGTTGTGATGGGTTCAACTGCTGGAACTGCAAAAGATACTGTTGATGAATTAAGAAATGAAGGGATAAAAGTTGGTTTACTTAAACCAAAACTTTTTAGACCTTTCCCATATGATGAAATAAGAGATGCTCTTAAACATCTCAAAGGAATTGGAGTTTTAGATAGAGCATACTCTTTTGGAGCGTATGCTCCACTTTATTCTGATATAAGAAATGCACTTTATGATTTAGATAAAAGGATTCCTATTCAAAGTTATATTTATGGTCTTGGTGGAAGAGATATATTCAAACATCAAATTAGAAAAGTTTTTATTGAACTTCTTGAAGGAAAATTTTCAAAAGAAGAAAAATGCATTGGATTAAGAGAGTGA